TGCAACCATTGCCTGCCCATCTGCACCGACGACGATGTGGACTGTGTGGTCATCGACAATAACGCCTACATTGTGATTGGACAGAATATGAACACCACGGGTAAGTTCTTTGGCGAATTCCATGGCGACGTCATGGCTGCCATGGTGGAGAAGGGCATCTTCCAGGCCATCGAGGTGTACGACTACCAGGTGCAGTGCAAGGAGGAGCCAAAGACAAACAGCGATGGACACAGCTTGCTGCATGTATGTCGTAGTGGATGGCTCTGTGGGATTCGCTTTACAATTTTTTTCGTTCATTTACACACAGCCCCTGCGCCTGCTGAGTCTAGGATGGAAGTGGCTGGTGGCCCGGATCTTCTTTCAATACCAGAGGATCCAATGGTGGGTGGATGGAGCACCCTGTAAGTGATTAAATCGTTGGATTCCCTGCATCCCCAAAAagcattatatatatatttatatatattgcAGTCATGGAATACACGGACGAAATTGAGGACGAATACGTAGCCGTGGGGGAGAGTAATTCAGCCTCGGCTGCCAAGCCCAAAGAAGACAGCGATGATGAGAATGCCTTGTTCCAGGAACCCGAACCGGATCCCATCTACCATCCCTGCGACATGCGGTCCACGCTCTATGCCCTCCAGCCCGCTGCCCTGATAGGCATCAACGACTTTGTTGAGGTCCCATCGACCCGCCCGTTTCTCGTCAAGAAGATACCCAACTCTAACCTGCTGCTGGTCGTGGTCAATGTCTTGATGCCGTCGCGAAGTGTCCGTCTCACAACCGAGCCCCAGCCGATACTGGAGTACAGCAAGGAGTTTCCCTGCTACAAGCTCAATATGAGTTTCTACGAGAGGCGACGCATCGAAGAGTGCTACACAGAACACGAGGATGTAAGTGCATTTTGAAAATACTCTTAGTAGCTGTCCTAACTTTCTAACTTTCTGATACTCATCTATCCCTCGTCCTTAGGAGGAACTGTACACCTATTGCGGCAATGCCTCGCGGCTGGGTCTGACGCTccagctgctgccgctgacCATAATTTTGATGTTTTACTTGACGCGCTGCTTTATGCGTTAGATTATACTAGTATATACACACAACTATATACAATTATGTACTATACGAGTATGCGAACGACGTTGATGGatttgttgattataattacacacatatatatatacttttcgTTTCCTATAGATTGTAAACTATTCTGTAGTCCAATTCTAGTCGAATGTTTAACAAgcaaaaccaaaccaaaactgGCACAATCTTTGGAACTAAACCACTTTTAGCGAGAGCAATTTCAACTTTTAGACTTACAAACGACGCCAAAGGTTAAGAAACTGGTCTTACTTTATAGATGTATTGATATATTGATGGAGAATGCTGGAAGCGAGGCTAAATTGTAAATCCAACTATACAAagcataaattaaatataaaaagaaaaaccgCAAGACCCGGAAACGATATGTTTCGGGTGCCCTAGTGCCCTAGACCGTCAGTTTCATAGAATGTTAGCAGGTTAAGTTTTTATATACATAACGCCTCTAGCTAAAGACCCACGTTTCATTGACTATTTTGATAGTTTATTATGGTACAACCCATGCCAAATattaacaaaacaaacaaaacaaaaccaaaaataaGAGACGGAAACCAATTATGTAAGCAAACGAAAATAATTCTAACGACAAttatttttgtaattttatAAAACTTAGTTGATTTTTATAAAGATACAAATTTATGAAAATACATAATATAACAAGTGAAAAAATATTAATGAGAAGGCACACGAAACCCATAAACACTCACCCTTAAGAATATTATAAATATTTCGTCCCTTTTGTCCCAACTGAAAAAGACCGATATTGGTTAGCTTTTTTGTTTACAATCAAAATGGATTTATACACAAATGGGTTAATTAATTACAAATATGTACTATATTTAACGTTTACATGGCAACAAAAACTAGGTTTTCCCAGTTGTTTTGTACCGTATTGtgtattttattaaatttaccCTATTTTGTAACGAGCAGAATTAACAATGTAAGAGCGCACAGATTGATAACACCCGAATAAGACCACCTGCACAGTACGAGTATGCAATACTTGTTCCCTTCCCTCAATCATTGATGATAAGTTTCCTCATTGTTCTTTTCTGGCCTTTCACTTAGTCAAAAATCTTAGCAACAGTTACACACAAAAGGAgagaaacaaaaaccaaaacgaaTCCCAAATTGAATACCAAAACCTAATTGCCTTTGTATCGTATTTCGAATGTGGAAACAATTTATGAACTTTATGAATTTATGCATTGAAAACTGAAAACAAAAGTAGACAAGTgttaaacgaaaaaaaaaaacaatttaaattAAGATTATTTTCAAGTGAATGAAATCAAAATGGGGGACGTGTCCCCGAAGCGGTGCTGAGGAGGAGCCGACAGTGAGGAGTAAGGATAATTGAAAAGTAAACAGTTAACTATTAAATGTAATTTTTTAAACCAACCAAATTGCTAatacaatatttattttttggaGTGTTTAAACGTTGTAAAATGTATAAAACTATTACGAAACTAAATCTACTTATAACGGTATACGTGGATTTGCTGCAAATTCATAAAGAACACATATTGTAATACGAGTATTCATCTCTTTGAGTTTATCGCTCTTATTAATTACTACCTTTTGGAATTCGACACGTATACACATTGTACAAGAAATGTCCACTGAAACTGAAAATGATaaacaattttaaatttcCTTAGCAATATAAATGCATAGACGTTCGTGCGAATTCGAACTTTTGATGTTTAAAACAAaaagcggtttaaaactgacaaaaaaaaaagatgtACACAAACCAAGAAAAATATGAAGGAAAAAGAACCTACAACTATTAAGTAAATAAAAAGACCAATACATGTTTAAATAATGAAATGGTATGTGATCTTATGGAATTGGTATTCCTGCACTTCATTCCAAAATCCAAAGTAATACTGCTCCATCGCTAAATCTTAGCTGAATCTTAGACAACCTTCAATACCTAAGCCTCACTGGAGGCCAGAACAGACTTGAAGTAGTCGCTGTCTAGTTGCTTGATGTCCTGCGTAAACTGTGTGACCAGCTGAGTAAGGTCCTCTACATTTATTTCCGTATTGTTGCCAGCCGTCGAGAGCTGCTGAATGGCGACCTGAATCTTCTCAAGCAATGCCTTGTCCTCCTGGTTCTTTTTGTCTGCATGCTCGTCCTCAAACTCATTGTATACCTCCTGGGCATTCTGCACCACATTCTCGGGGAAGTTTGCGAGACGGGCCACCTGAATCCCAAAGCTCTTCTCCATCACACCAGGACGCACCTGGTAGAGCAGCGTAAAGTTGTCGGCGTCGGCCAACGCAGCCATGTGACAGTTTTTTACTGTTGGCAAAGTCTCGGCCAGCTTGGTAATCTCATGGAAGTGGGTGGCGAAGAGCGTGAAGCATTTGGTTTCCTTGGCCAGATGCTCGGCAATTGACCAGGCAATCCCACAACCCTCGTAGGTCGATGTTCCGCGTCCCAACTCGTCGATAATGACCAATGACTTGTCAGTAGCAGTCTAAGGAGAAAGAGACCTTTAACATCTCACATAAAAAGAACCTCTCATGCACTTACCCTTATAATACCCGAAGTCTCAATCATCTCCACCATGAAAGTACTTAAGCCCTTTATAATATTGTCGCTGGCTCCCACACGACCCAGAATTGAATCCACCATACTGATGGTGGCCATGCCGCAAGGCACAAAGGCACCAACATGGGCCATCAGTACGGCAGTCCCAACTGAGCGTATGTATGTGCTCTTTCCGCCCATGTTGGGGCCCGTGATGATGAACATGTTGCATTTGTCTAAACCGATCAGAGAAGATGCATATCAGACGCATTCAAATGTTTCCTCATAGGTTTATAACTTTGATATTGAGCTCACCCTTCTTGAAGTAAACACTGTTGGCTATGAAGCTAACATGTTCTTGCAGCTCCAGGCAGGGATGACGCACATCCGTCAGAACCAGTTTCCCAGCTCCTTCTGCTAGCATGTTGGGACGGACATAGGGAGTGGGAGCACTGCGGGCGGCGATAGCGAAGCTGACCAAACAGTCCAGCTGGGCCAGTTCATTGTTAAGAGAGGTCAATGGAGCAGCGTAGCCTACAGCGACCTGTATGATCTCCTCAACGATCGATAGTTGCTGTTCCTCGTAGCGACTGTGACAGCTGGCAAACTCATCGGCATAGCCCTCCAGTTTGTCGGAGGTGAAGCGCACACCGCCCTTGATCACGTCTACGATGCGATAGTTTTTTTTCTTGCGAAGCACAGAGTCATCCTTCAGGGTTGTACGGAAATGGTATCCCAACTTGGCCACATTCTCCAGCTTGATCTGCTTGCTGTCCAGATCCAGTTCATCGTTGCACTTGGACTTCAGGCGCTCCATTTTGTCGTACAACTCATTCATCGTCTCCTGGAGCTCCATCAGGCGGCTGTCAAAGGAGGATTTGACCAGGTACTCTCCCCTTTCGATCGCCTCAAAGTCGACTACTTGCTCGACCATCTGCTTGAGCCCGGTTAGATCCTCTAGGAAGCTTTTAAAGGGAGAGCAAATCACACTCTCGACCGTCGAGTTCTCAAGACTAAGCAGAACCTGCACAATCTTGGGAGTTCGTAATATGACCTGATAGATGCGAAACAGGTCCTGCAACGTGGCTTTGCGGCGCATCAACTTCTTCGTCAGCATCAGAATGTCTGGAATGCGCTTTAGATAATCCAAGCTAAGGGTCTCGAGGGTATCTGACGACTCCAAAAGACACTCTACGATGTTATGACGGTCGTTTAGAATCTCCTGGCTACGCAGTGGTTGTTTCACCCACTTTCCCATGAGTCGGTGGCCCTGAGGAGTTCTGCAGTGATCCAGGACACCCAAAATGCTTTGCCAGCGATACGAGGGCATGGACGGATGAGTCCCCGGCTTGGGCATAATGTTTAAGGCACCTACAGCAGCCGAGTCCAAATGGACAAATCTGGAATAAAACTAATTTTATTGAAAGTGTTTGCGGACGCGTTTCATATACCCACCGCTTTAGATCTAGTTGCTTGATTTCGTAGTGTCCCAAGTTGCCAGCGTCGTTGACCAAGTCCAAGTACTTTATGGCCACCTTTAGGGATTCCGAAGCCAGCAGCATTTGCAGCTCCTTCAGCCCGGTGGCATCCTCTTGCTGACCTTTGGCGAATCGCAACAAACGATTCAGGTCCTGCAAGAGATCGTTGGCGCTGCTCTTCTTGGGCACAGTAATCATCACACCATTCCGCTCCAGCAAAGCTTTGACTGGCACATATTCTCCTTCTACCGAGGGTAGTAAACACTCCTTCGGCCCCAAGAGGACAACCGTAGCCTCCAGCTCCGTGAAGAAGTCGTCGTCTAGAAACTCGAGCAATTGGAACTGACAATCATTCTGCTCCACACTGGCCACGCCCACGCGTCGCTGGGCGCCACCCTCGAGTTTGACCTGAAGTGAGATCATGTTGTTGCTCACTAAGACCTCCTTGTTGGCAAACAAGATGTCCTCGAACTGTAGCAGATTGCCCGGAGACCCGCGGTACTCCAGCTGCCATTCATTACGCTTCACGTAGACCTCAACGCGCAAATTCCTCACCAGGAGCAGCTCCCGCACTGCCATCTCAAAGTTACCCTTTGACAGGGCCACGAACTGCAGAGTCTCCTTGTCGTCGGGCAGCAGGGCCCCAATAAACGCAGTGGACTTGTAGACAATCTTAGCCACAAGCTCGCAGTCATCGCTGCCGTTAACCGTATAGCAGTCCGAGTGATCGTAAAAGCGAACTGTGGTGCTGGGTTTCTGTGAAAAACAAGCTAGAATGTTCTGATTCTCATCGGGGCAAGACTTACCTCGCCGAGCTTGGCATGGTACTTTATGAAATTGCGACGCGCATTTGTGTCTAAACGAAAAGGAATTTTCAGTACTTGCGTTTTCTTTGAATGCTTTGAACTTACCCATGTGCAGCGTTGGCTCCCGACGGCTTTCAGTGGCTTTGGCTTGCATGGTGTTTTATGTTTTATGCTTTATGGTTTAAACAAATGACAAAATTTCGCGCCGGTTTTTATTAAAAATGCGAAATCTACCTGATTCAGtgtgaccctcagaaatataccgtctcatttaacaaatataccgtaaatatactgacgaattaaaGTTATATTATACACATTCCTCGTTTGTGGAGGTAGAGTGTGCTGTTAGGCGCAACCTGAACAGCAAAAATTCCAATACAATAAActttatttcaattttccTAGTGTCTACAAAGTTATAACTCATATTTAATGCACTAGTCAAAATTGTTCATCTATTGGGGAAATCCAATACGTTTGCTATCAATTGGAAATGGAATTATAATTTTATCTCTCCAACGCACAGGCAAGCGAATTTTTGGCATAAATTCGAAAAATTATGTTAGAGACTTAAACTTAAACCAATCCTATCACGTCCACCACTACCGCCCATATAACGAACAATTTTTACTGTTGTTTTTGAtgattatttatatatttcttCTATTACTGCTTATTTAAGACAATAGCCATTAAAAATGAATCTTTTTACATTTTTCATCATTAATTGAATATACATTAGTTACTATACACTTTTTACATTAATTTAACATAGTTAGTAAGTGGCACAAGATGGCACGAAAAAAGTTGTGGACCAGAATAGACAGGCAAGTTGGTTAAGTTTTCTCCGATTCTAGAAGGCACAAATTAATACGCACATACAAAAAAAGCCAAGAAATATGAACAAAACTTTTTTTGTATAGACATTCTAAGTACCCCGACCTTTCTGATCCATTTTTTCCATTCACTTATTCTTTAAATTTACAACATTTACAAGCAATCAAACTCCAGCAAAAGATTCCCGCCCATTTAACTGACATCTGACGTTGAAGGACTGCAAACCTTTCAGCGGTGCAATAAAATCAAAAACATAAATGCAGATTTCCTAGCCAAGGTATGTACTATGATGACTTTTGTTTCTATGCCAGAATATCAGCCTTCTGGCCCAATGTGCAATGGGAAGTCCGTTGAATGcgattttatttgattttgtttttcCATAGTTATCATTAAAGTTCATGCAAAAATACATAATACAAAACATAATACACTTTGCACCTAAACAGTTATCAGTCTAATATTGTATTGCGCCTGCAAAACCGTCCGCTCACAGCGCCCTATCCGCCTTTTCCACGTCCTTCTTCTGCTGGACAATGTCCCAGGCGCCTCCCAGGCCACCCGTCTTGGAGCACAGGTCCAGACTTATTAGGGCGCCCACCGCCGGAGACGCTGCTCGGAGGCACGTGCCCTTCGCCATATTGTAGACGGGGCTGTTGGAGTTGCGGGTGTGCCGCCACTGCTGGTCCCCCAGCATCTCGTGGCATTTGTTGATAATAACTTGGGAATCGCCCGAGGCCTCCAGACAGAGAAGCTTGTCCAGTATGATCTCCGACTTTTCTGTCTCGTACCACAGTTGGTTCGGCGTGCAACGGCATGGCTGGAGTTGCAGGGAGCTGCCCTTCTTCCAGAATCCTTTCACCTTGGGTGCCATCACGGACGCACAGAGCTCCGTCCCCGCCAGCCGGAGCATGTAGAAGTCAATGTAGTTACGTTTCCTCGAGTGCCAGGGTTGGAAGACGGGACCAGATGCTGACTTCTTTGGCTCCTCGCCTGGTATATGAAGCTCCGGATAGACGTTTCGCAGGTACCACTCAAAGTCCCGACACTGAAGGCGCTCCCGCAGCTGCAGCCGATCGCTAATGTCTCCATAGTCATAATCCTTGGCCACCTTCTCGTGCTTGAGATAGAAGTCCTTGTACTTGTCCATCCAGACGTAGGCCAGGCGCAGGGAGTTCTTTAGCATGGTGTTGGCCCCGTCTGGAGCGGTGTAGGGGCGACGTTTCCGAAAGATGTGGCCCACTCTGGAGCAGGGCACAATCTTAATGGCGCCGCCACACTGCCACACTCGAAAGGAGATCTCTATGTTCTCGCCACCCCAGATATCCATGGCCATGTCGTACTCGCCTATGTCCTGGAAGTATAACCGATTTACGGCAAACAGGCCGCCGGCCATGGTGGGCGAGCGGAAAGGACCACGAAAGTCC
The sequence above is a segment of the Drosophila miranda strain MSH22 chromosome 4, D.miranda_PacBio2.1, whole genome shotgun sequence genome. Coding sequences within it:
- the LOC108161676 gene encoding polypeptide N-acetylgalactosaminyltransferase 35A, with protein sequence MMQIKRLLCKSCTLGTMLVAAVWILALLLYSHNLNSSINTAGWKFNKSNASPRAELSYQARVTSGCTPSSSNTSTAAAAVPVEPLELLGVVRNKQDKYIRDIGYKHHAFNALVSNNIGLYREIPDTRHKVCDRSETSEAEQLPQASVIMCFYNEHKMTLMRSIRTVLERTPSYLLKEIVLVDDHSDLPELEFHLHGDLRARLKYDNLRYVKNNKREGLIRSRVIGAREAVGDVLVFLDSHIEVNRQWLEPLLRLIKAENASLAVPVIDLINADTFEYTPSPLVRGGFNWGLHFRWENLPEGTLKVPEDFRGPFRSPTMAGGLFAVNRLYFQDIGEYDMAMDIWGGENIEISFRVWQCGGAIKIVPCSRVGHIFRKRRPYTAPDGANTMLKNSLRLAYVWMDKYKDFYLKHEKVAKDYDYGDISDRLQLRERLQCRDFEWYLRNVYPELHIPGEEPKKSASGPVFQPWHSRKRNYIDFYMLRLAGTELCASVMAPKVKGFWKKGSSLQLQPCRCTPNQLWYETEKSEIILDKLLCLEASGDSQVIINKCHEMLGDQQWRHTRNSNSPVYNMAKGTCLRAASPAVGALISLDLCSKTGGLGGAWDIVQQKKDVEKADRAL
- the LOC108161674 gene encoding DNA mismatch repair protein spellchecker 1 gives rise to the protein MQAKATESRREPTLHMDTNARRNFIKYHAKLGEKPSTTVRFYDHSDCYTVNGSDDCELVAKIVYKSTAFIGALLPDDKETLQFVALSKGNFEMAVRELLLVRNLRVEVYVKRNEWQLEYRGSPGNLLQFEDILFANKEVLVSNNMISLQVKLEGGAQRRVGVASVEQNDCQFQLLEFLDDDFFTELEATVVLLGPKECLLPSVEGEYVPVKALLERNGVMITVPKKSSANDLLQDLNRLLRFAKGQQEDATGLKELQMLLASESLKVAIKYLDLVNDAGNLGHYEIKQLDLKRFVHLDSAAVGALNIMPKPGTHPSMPSYRWQSILGVLDHCRTPQGHRLMGKWVKQPLRSQEILNDRHNIVECLLESSDTLETLSLDYLKRIPDILMLTKKLMRRKATLQDLFRIYQVILRTPKIVQVLLSLENSTVESVICSPFKSFLEDLTGLKQMVEQVVDFEAIERGEYLVKSSFDSRLMELQETMNELYDKMERLKSKCNDELDLDSKQIKLENVAKLGYHFRTTLKDDSVLRKKKNYRIVDVIKGGVRFTSDKLEGYADEFASCHSRYEEQQLSIVEEIIQVAVGYAAPLTSLNNELAQLDCLVSFAIAARSAPTPYVRPNMLAEGAGKLVLTDVRHPCLELQEHVSFIANSVYFKKDKCNMFIITGPNMGGKSTYIRSVGTAVLMAHVGAFVPCGMATISMVDSILGRVGASDNIIKGLSTFMVEMIETSGIIRTATDKSLVIIDELGRGTSTYEGCGIAWSIAEHLAKETKCFTLFATHFHEITKLAETLPTVKNCHMAALADADNFTLLYQVRPGVMEKSFGIQVARLANFPENVVQNAQEVYNEFEDEHADKKNQEDKALLEKIQVAIQQLSTAGNNTEINVEDLTQLVTQFTQDIKQLDSDYFKSVLASSEA